The nucleotide sequence aaagtaaataaggtACAAAATGATGGACTGAGTCAGGACTTCAAACACTGCATATAATGTGGATCTCTGCCATGGATGGATTGCCACAGTCTTGATTCTCATTAACCAGATGTGGTAATTTGATTGCAGTTAAAAACAACCGTTTATTCAGTGAGCTGTGCTACAGTAGGTCTCACATTCACCACAACATTGTCTTTCTCCAGGGCACTTCCTCTTACTTTTTAGGACGATCCTAGAATTGAACAACCAacattttctcttcctctgtgtgttatttattgggtttttttttttacagagtaGGCACTGTCTGCTGACCTCCTTTCTCCAGAGTGACTGCTGTTTTTTCAGATAGAAGCCATTCACTCCGCTATCAACAAAATGTCGGGTAAAGATTTGTATGAATTTGGTTTTCAACTTAAGTGGCTTCAACCTGCTCAAACTTCcctcatattttctgttttaaatacTAGTTTTACTAATGTATGaatctgtctctgtttttagGTACCTACACACCAGCTCCTGGTGGGCCATTCTCTGCTCTCACCCCAAGCATGTGGCCTCAGGACATTTTGGCCAAGTACCATCAAGTGAGGATGTGACTTCTTATGTTTATGTGCAATCCTTCACAAATTCTTATTTTGCTTTGCAGACCAAATCAAAGAATGGGGGGGGGATGCTTAATTAAATAACAGAACAGCAGAAAATATTATAAGCTATAACGCATCTGCATAGCGTgacagaatataaaaatgtttgtcaACCTTTGTTCTGCTTTGTTCTTAGCTGTATCTCTATTTCTGTGTAAGGACATTGAGAGCAACTAAAAACCAGAGGCAAATGCGTTCACTGAAGTTTAAAATGCTCAAATGCATGTTATTTGTTTGTCTCTACAGAAAGACTGCTCAGAACAACATGAACTCCAATATGATGAGTTTGGCTTCAGAGTGGACACTGATGGTAAATGTGTTCACTGACACGcccatttcttctttcttcacaCCTGTTCTAGTGTAGTGGTTTAGAAAGTAGCTTTGGTAATGGGATACaggggccgccatcttggtgaggtcggcttggccataagttttgtttctgtagtcagattgaagtagagaagaagagtttgctttggcggagggggtctttatcggcctctgctggcgaccTGTAGGAGCTACAGACATGCAAGATGTCAATCGATTTGTCTCTTCAATATGAAGAGAAAGTGCCCACTTGCAGTGGTTTAGAAAGTTGCTTAATTGGTAGGATGGGTTAATTGGGATTAATtggtaggatgttctgttcctttgctgtggcctgtaaagcatgggagtgcttttggtcataaaCATTAactttgttatttggaacgtggttgtatggagagaagtaatgttttgaagataactcccaataaaagtatatataaacagtaaatatgccAAAACACGGACATTTGCCTGGTATAtctttgaaagattgtgtaataactgttgcatatcagtttcttttcatcaaatttacagttacagttgtattccaggtgtattagaagatattcaggtgcattataatctaccttaggatggttttgatgatttattgcattaaaatatagcttttttttttttttttttttaaaacaggtgaggatgaaaatgtatctttttctgtattgcatctccatgtagtctgtaatggtaaaataaatgttaatgtacaatggatttatattccttagcttctgacctttcaaatgAGACCAGtgtgcatctaggcctaatggttgaggagatattactgagttattttaggcattttccctggaaataggtgccagggtcCACGTGGATAAATTATCAATTATTTTGCCTGACAGCAGTATATTGTCTGCATTCACCTGACTGTTGATAGACTTGATGTTGGCCGTTATTTTATGCTTAATAGTTAACATGCACATAGCAAACCACCAACTGCTGGGAGAACAGTGTCTGTCTCCCATGAAGGGAGTTCTATTTTTGGCTTTATTATTTAACCACTTGATTCTTATCCAGACACTCTGCCTCCTGACTTTATTTCCTCATGCgttctttgttttgttacatGCTATTGTACTTGTGCTCATTTTCCAACATTCCAGCTACCTCAAGAGGTGCCTATGTTGATATTATGATTACAAAAAAGACTCTCCTCATTCAGACGGTGGGAAGTCCAGGTCCTGGCTGGGCAGTGAAGGCTCACCCCAGCGTGAAGACCCCCAGCAGAGATTACGTTGGCAAGCCCACCTGGAGTTCACCCACAACCACACGGTCGGTGACCTGACCTGGGAGCTCATTGATCCCGTCCTTGCGCGCTCTGACCGTCTACGTGCCCTGGTGTTGGGTGGCATACCTCACAGCATGAGGCCACAGGTAAGTAGACTTGCGCAGCATGAGCATAAATTTTGatgttaacaaaaataaaatactagaaTACTACAGTTGCCTTagagtatttatatttattagttatctccaaatacacaaaacaagctTCAGCACTTTAAAGATGTTTTGTGTATTAGCTATGGATGCGTCTCTCTGGAGcactgcagaagaagaggacCTCTGAGATCTCTTACAGAGAAATCATTAAGAACAGTTCCAATGATGACACCTCCACAGCTAAACAGGTAAAATCCCTAGCTACTctgcatgtaaacaaacacaatccCGTCGCAGTTATCCTACAAGGCATAGTACTTCTTGAGAACATGtatcaataattaattaatatataattgGAATTAACCTCTTAATTGGAATCAAAGaagggaaaaacacaaaaatgtaaagagCGATAGTGCAGTCAACTATGTAGTCAGGTTTAGTATGAATTAAGGTATAGGTTAAGATTGTTTTGACAGAAGGTGGTGAAGTGGGTGgtacaacatgaaaaacaaaaccttcAAAAGGTGTTTTCTGTATGAATTATTTCAAAAGTTGAGTCTGCTtctattaaatatgtttttaattgcaCACATAGGACACAGGTAGATGGAGAGATGAGGTAGGTGATGGATCAAGCATTGCcatattctatatatatatataagtctAAATTAATAGAAATGCAAATGCTCAAGTAGATCTTAAATAACAACCTCTCCCGCTGTCAATTGTCATCACGATGTGCTTCTGTTTTGTTCACCTCTGTCCCTCAGATAGAGAAGGACCTGTTACGGACTATGCCAACCAATGCGTGTTTCAGCAGTCTGACCAGCGTCGGAGTGCCAAGGTTGAGACGGGTCCTCAGGGGCCTGGCCTGGCTCTACCCAGACATTGGGTACTGTCAGGGCACTGGCAtggtgagaacacacacacacacacacacacacacacacacagaacctgTCACCACAAACAAGTAGATTACACCAGCCAGCTGACTTGTATAAATGCACACCCACTGTTAGTTGCACCTACATCACATTTACATCATCCTTGCATTTTGCTCTTGTCTTCCTTCTTCTTACCTTTATCATTTACACTGTTCCTTATTTCATTGTCTTCCCACACCTATTTCTTGTTCTCCCCCCTCCAGGTGGTATCCTGTCTGCTGCTCTTTCTTGAGGAGGAGGATGCGCTATGGATGATGTGTGCCCTGATCGAAgacctccttcctccttcctacTTCTCCTCCACTTTGCTGGGCGTCCAAACGGACCAGAGGGTTCTCCGCCAGCTCATTGTTCAGTACCTGCCAGCCCTCGACCGCCTTCTGCAGGAGCATGACATAGGTAAGGATGAGTATTGGGAAAGATGGTGAGAGTGTGGTGCATGGGGTCAGAGGCAACATGGGCAAAAATATGAGAATTATTAGATGAAAGTTGCTAATTTTGTTGGAGAATTACATCCTCTGAATCAATTGGTTTTGAATGAGTATGATGAGTTAGTAAACACTACTTATACTTCCAGAGTTGTCGCTGATCACACTGCATTGGTTCCTGACATCATTTGCGAGTGTGGTGGACATTCGTCTGCTCCTTAGGATCTGGGACCTGCTCTTCTACCAGGGCTCATTGGTGCTCTTTCAGGTCACACTGGGCATGCTCAAAGTCAAGGTATTTCCACtccaccactgtgtgtgtgtgtgtgtgtgtgtgagagatttTCTTAGACAGAAGAAGACTGATTGGCTACTCTTACTATTGACAAAAGCTGTTGtgtattaacattaacaaaatttATTCCCTGACCCCAGGAGGAGGAGCTCATATCATCAGAGAACTCTGCGTCCATTTTTAATACTCTGTCAGACTTGCCAAGCCAGCTGAGAGATGGGCCCGCGGTTCTCGGAGAGGCTATGAGGCTAGCAGGGACGCTATCCCAGGAAACATTGGAAGCCCACCGACACAAACACCTAGCCTACATCCTAAATGAACAGGCGCAGCTCAGCAATGGAAACACCACTCTCAGCACCAATCTCAACAAGGTAGGTCGTTGTTGTCTTTGTGAAGTTAGTGTGCTGAAATATCAATTGGACTATAGcaagtttgtgttttagctgtgcTGTC is from Micropterus dolomieu isolate WLL.071019.BEF.003 ecotype Adirondacks linkage group LG02, ASM2129224v1, whole genome shotgun sequence and encodes:
- the sgsm3 gene encoding small G protein signaling modulator 3 translates to MSGTYTPAPGGPFSALTPSMWPQDILAKYHQKDCSEQHELQYDEFGFRVDTDDGGKSRSWLGSEGSPQREDPQQRLRWQAHLEFTHNHTVGDLTWELIDPVLARSDRLRALVLGGIPHSMRPQLWMRLSGALQKKRTSEISYREIIKNSSNDDTSTAKQIEKDLLRTMPTNACFSSLTSVGVPRLRRVLRGLAWLYPDIGYCQGTGMVVSCLLLFLEEEDALWMMCALIEDLLPPSYFSSTLLGVQTDQRVLRQLIVQYLPALDRLLQEHDIELSLITLHWFLTSFASVVDIRLLLRIWDLLFYQGSLVLFQVTLGMLKVKEEELISSENSASIFNTLSDLPSQLRDGPAVLGEAMRLAGTLSQETLEAHRHKHLAYILNEQAQLSNGNTTLSTNLNKVVRRQSLRRKSTLSSLLFGEDEAEALKSKNIKQTELVAALREAITRTAEHFHCLDPRHSSTDLTPDYSMESHQRDHENFLVVSRTRRRRAKALLDFERHDDDELGFRKNDIITIVSQKDEHCWVGELNGLRGWFPAKFVEILDERSKEYSLAGDDSVTEAVTDLARGTLCPALKAIFQHGLKKPSILGGPCHPWLFIEEAASREVERDFNSVYSRLVLCKTYRLDEDGKVLTPEELLYRAVQSVNMSHDSAHAQMDVKFRSLVCVGLNEQVLHLWLEVLCSSMAAVEKWYHPWSFLRSPGWVQIKCELRVLSKFAFSLSQDCELPDKKEEKDQRPLKEGVQDMLVKHHLFSWDIDG